Proteins co-encoded in one Brassica rapa cultivar Chiifu-401-42 chromosome A02, CAAS_Brap_v3.01, whole genome shotgun sequence genomic window:
- the LOC103852662 gene encoding uncharacterized protein LOC103852662 codes for MVFSRFLRLILLLSLVSSSFSYTTSPSNSTASDQTLRPQEEIQKLKLIRNELLKINKPAVKTIQSSDGDTIDCVPTHQQPAFDHPLLHGQRPMDPPEMPKGYSKDDESYEDSQLWSLTGESCPEGTVPIRRTTEQDMLRASSVRRFGRKIRRVRRDSTSNGHEHAVGYVSGRQYYGAKASINVWSPIVTSQYEFSLSQIWVIAGSFTHDLNTIEAGWQISPELYGDTYPRFFTYWTSDAYRTTGCYNLLCSGFVQTNRRIAIGAAISPRSSYKGGQFDIRLLIWKDPKHGHWWLQFGSGVLVGYWPAFLFTHLRQHGSMVQFGGEIVNTRPGGSHTSTQMGSGHFAGEGFGKASYFRNLQMVDWDNTLIPVSNLKILADHPNCYDIRGGTSRVWGNYFYYGGPGKNPRCP; via the exons ATGGTCTTTTCTAGATTTCTCAGACTGATTCTGTTACTCTCCCTcgtctcttcttccttctcctaCACCACTTCTCCCTCCAATTCTACTGCCTCAGATCAAACTCTCCGGCCTCAAGAAGAGATACAGAAGCTGAAACTGATTAGAAATGAGCTTCTCAAGATCAACAAGCCCGCCGTTAAAACCATTCAA AGCTCAGACGGAGATACAATAGATTGTGTTCCGACTCATCAGCAACCAGCTTTCGATCATCCTCTCTTACATGGACAGAGACCAATG GATCCGCCTGAGATGCCCAAAGGATATAGCAAAGATGATGAATCGTATGAAGATTCTCAGCTGTGGAGTTTAACCGGAGAGTCATGTCCAGAAGGTACGGTTCCTATAAGAAGAACAACGGAACAAGACATGTTACGAGCAAGTTCTGTTCGGAGATTTGGTCGGAAAATCAGGCGTGTGAGGAGAGATTCCACAAGTAACGGACACGAA CATGCGGTAGGATACGTATCCGGAAGACAATATTACGGAGCAAAAGCGAGTATAAACGTGTGGTCGCCAATAGTCACTAGCCAATACGAGTTCAGTCTCTCTCAGATTTGGGTTATTGCCGGTTCGTTCACTCACGATCTTAATACTATCGAAGCCGGTTGGCAA ATTAGCCCGGAGCTATACGGAGATACTTACCCAAGATTCTTCACCTATTGGACG TCTGATGCATACCGAACAACGGGTTGCTACAATTTGTTGTGTTCCGGTTTTGTCCAAACCAACCGTCGAATCGCGATCGGAGCAGCCATTTCTCCTAGATCTTCTTATAAAGGTGGACAATTCGATATAAGATTATTGATCTGGAAG GATCCGAAGCACGGTCACTGGTGGCTACAATTCGGGTCGGGTGTATTAGTCGGGTACTGGCCGGCATTTCTATTCACCCATCTAAGGCAACATGGGAGCATGGTCCAGTTCGGAGGCGAGATTGTGAACACCCGACCTGGTGGTTCACACACTTCGACACAAATGGGCAGTGGCCATTTCGCAGGTGAAGGTTTTGGTAAAGCATCTTATTTCCGGAATCTCCAAATGGTTGATTGGGACAATACTCTTATTCCCGTTTCGAATCTAAAGATTCTTGCTGATCATCCCAATTGTTATGATATAAGAGGCGGGACGAGTCGTGTGTGGggtaactatttttattatgGAGGTCCAGGAAAAAACCCTAGATGTCCATGA